A window from Citrus sinensis cultivar Valencia sweet orange chromosome 5, DVS_A1.0, whole genome shotgun sequence encodes these proteins:
- the LOC127902341 gene encoding transcription elongation factor TFIIS-like — protein sequence MVIGLSRNRRSREYAESMKSKLPSDIKKKRKLEEEEHAAFTCSKKPPATVSKNEEFKCSDVDATRNQFRERLVEGLSKVYEENNEEMMKEQLRACDPVGVAASVESALFKTLGPISGSNKPQYRTILFSVRNSRNPDFRRKILLGEVKPESLPTMTDEEMASDKLQEKIREIRERVMAKIPDSVDDDDDPYERLKADDHWLFYRSYIGVMLLVSTPNSKVSTLFKQVQAPRILKKRVNGKRE from the coding sequence ATGGTCATTGGTTTGTCAAGAAACAGGAGGAGCAGGGAATATGCTGAATCCATGAAATCCAAGTTGCCATCGGATAtcaaaaagaagagaaaacttGAAGAAGAGGAGCATGCGGCTTTTACTTGTTCCAAGAAACCTCCTGCTACAGTTTCTAAAAATGAAGAGTTCAAGTGTTCTGATGTCGATGCTACACGTAACCAATTTCGTGAGCGTCTTGTAGAGGGATTGTCTAAAGTTTATGAAGAGAATAATGAAGAGATGATGAAGGAGCAATTAAGAGCTTGTGACCCAGTTGGAGTTGCTGCATCAGTAGAATCAGCGCTGTTTAAAACGTTGGGTCCTATCAGTGGGTCAAACAAACCCCAGTATAGAACCATCTTGTTCAGTGTTAGGAATTCAAGAAATCCTGACTTTAGAAGAAAGATTCTTCTTGGAGAAGTGAAGCCTGAGAGCCTTCCTACCATGACCGATGAAGAGATGGCTAGCGATAAATTACAAGAGAAGATTCGCGAGATTAGGGAGAGAGTTATGGCCAAGATTCCGGACTcagttgatgatgatgatgatcccTATGAGAGATTAAAAGCTGATGATCATTGGCTCTTTTATAGGTCGTATATAGGTGTTATGCTGCTGGTGAGCACACCGAACAGCAAGGTTTCCACACTTTTCAAGCAAGTGCAAGCTcccagaattttaaagaaacgaGTGAATGGCAAGAGAgaatag
- the LOC102623709 gene encoding DNA-directed RNA polymerase II subunit RPB1-like encodes MDSRWFNQAAATNMNGYDLQDADNKIDLNLKLGLPDSSDPDTSSLPLCCYSKLGELALENSFTYSPGEVAKVRLVQFSILSPDEIEDDKFKLALKIRNPKSRLEQILCACKTKNKWEGDDEIDVLSLLGHDGEEPLRKRKSGCGALQPTLTIDGMNMIAEYKAQRKNNDDQGQLPEPVERKQTLTAERVLEVLARITDEDCQLLGLNPHYTRPSYSYHE; translated from the exons ATGGATTCTCGGTGGTTCAATCAAGCAGCAGCAACAAACATGAACGGCTATGATCTCCAAGATGCTGATAACAAAATTGATCTGAACCTGAAGTTAGGGTTACCTGATAGTAGTGATC CTGACACTTCAAGCTTGCCACTCTGCTGCTACTCAAAGCTTGGAGAGCTCGCCTTGGAAAATAGCTTTACGTACTCTCCAGGCGAGGTCGCCAAGGTCCGGTTGGTCCAGTTCAGCATTCTCAGCCCTGacgaaatt GAAGATGACAAGTTTAAGCTAGCTTTGAAAATAAGGAACCCCAAGAGCAGGCTTGAACAGATTTTGTGTGCATgtaaaaccaaaaacaaatggGAAGGCGATGATGAGATTGATGTCCTCAGTCTCCTTGGTCATGATGGTGAAGAACCTcttagaaagagaaagagtggCTGTGGTGCTCTGCAACCAACGCTGACAATTGACGGCATGAATATGATTGCAGAGTACAAGgctcaaagaaaaaataatgatgatcAGGGACAACTTCCTGAACCTGTTGAAAGAAAGCAGACACTTACTGCAGAAAGG GTACTTGAAGTTCTGGCAAGAATAACTGATGAGGACTGCCAACTCCTGGGATTGAATCCTCATTATACCCGTCCTTCGTACTCGTATCACGAATAA